Genomic window (Methyloprofundus sp.):
CCTAAGCCATTAACATGTAGCAAAGCTGTTTGACCTTGTTTTGGTTGCAGGTCAGTCTCTATTGCAGTGCAGATTGTGTTGACAATTGCAGTTGCATTGCCAAGGGCTAGCGTTTCATGGCCACGTTCGCCGTGGATACCAACGCCCATTTCCATTTCGGTTTCGGTTATATCAAAAGTTGGTTGACCTAAAGCTGGCACAGTGCAACTGCTTAATGCCACACCCATTGATGCAGTATTAGTGTTGACTCGCTCTGCTATCGCCACACAACTCGCTAAATCAGCACCATTTTCCGCTGCTGCTCCCACTATTTTTTCAACAATTAAAGTGCCCGCAACACCACGTCGACCTGTGCTATGATTTTTAGGCAGAGAGACATCGTCATCAATTAGTACTGATGCGTTGGGACAGTCCAGCATTTCAGTGGCAATTTCAAAGTTCATGACATCGCCTGCATAGTTTTTAACAATAAACAGCACGCCTGCATCGCCTGTTACTGCTTCTGCAGCTGCCAGCATTTGGTCAGGAGTAGGGGAGGTAAAAATTTGCCCAGGGCAAGCGGCATCTAGCATGCCTTTGCCAATGAAGCCTGTATGCAGAGGTTCATGCCCTGAACCGCCCCCAGAAATAATGGCAACCTTGTCTTTGCGTATTTGGTTGCGGGTAATGTAGCAAGGGTCATCATAAAGGCTCACTATGTCGGCATGTGCTTTGGCAAAACCACGGATACTTTCTGTAAAGAGGCTATCGACTTCGTTGATAAATTTTTTCATGGGCAGTGTCCTGATGATTGAGTGGCAGTGAAATGTGGGTTTTAAGAGTGTGTTAGGTAGGCTACAGGTCGCGGCTAAAAGCCCCTCCACATAAAGTAATGCATTAAATTCCAACACGATAAAATGACATATTACTCGCGTTTCACCTTATAATATAGCTTATCAGCTAATCATGATTGGTTCCTAAAAATATTATATGGCATTACTTTTTTCTTATCTGCGGCAGAGTGCGGCTGGCATTGATGCGCTCAATGAATGCGTAGGGCGTAGTATTTCTTGGCTAACGTTAGCAATGGTATTGGTGACTTTCGCTATTGTTATTTTGCGTTACTTGTTTGACCTCAGTTGGGTGCCGGTACAAGAATCCGTTATCTATATGCATAGCATCGTCTTTATGTTGGGCGCGGCCTATACCTTAAAGCAAGATGGGCATGTGCGGGTTGATATTGTTTATCAAAAATGTACTCCTAAGGTACAAGCGTGGATTGATTTAATGGGCACCTTATTAT
Coding sequences:
- a CDS encoding dihydroxyacetone kinase subunit K — translated: MKKFINEVDSLFTESIRGFAKAHADIVSLYDDPCYITRNQIRKDKVAIISGGGSGHEPLHTGFIGKGMLDAACPGQIFTSPTPDQMLAAAEAVTGDAGVLFIVKNYAGDVMNFEIATEMLDCPNASVLIDDDVSLPKNHSTGRRGVAGTLIVEKIVGAAAENGADLASCVAIAERVNTNTASMGVALSSCTVPALGQPTFDITETEMEMGVGIHGERGHETLALGNATAIVNTICTAIETDLQPKQGQTALLHVNGLGATPLMEQYLIYDLAAQFWEQRGINIQRSLVGNYTTSLDMAGISITLTLLDDEMLKLWDAPVHTSNLRWGC